In the genome of Segatella copri, one region contains:
- the pfkA gene encoding 6-phosphofructokinase gives MAKIKTIGILTSGGDAPGMNAAIRAVTRAAIYNGFNVKGIYRGYDGLINDEIKTFTTENVSGIIGTGGTILKTARSKEFMTEEGRQKAFENIQKEEIDALVVIGGNGSLTGAMNFAREFDVCCIGLPGTIDNDLYGTDNTIGYDTTMNTIVECVDRIRDTAQSHERIFFIEVMGRDAGFLAQNSAIASGAEAAIIPEDSTDVDQLAQFMERGIRKSKKSCIVIVSESPKCGALYYADRVRKEFPEFDVRVSILGHLQRGGRPSARDRILASRTGCGAIEAIMQGQRNVMIGVRNNEVVYVPLSEAIRSDKPFDRKLIKVLDELSI, from the coding sequence ATGGCAAAGATTAAGACTATAGGTATTTTGACATCCGGAGGTGATGCTCCAGGTATGAACGCAGCTATCCGCGCAGTGACCCGCGCGGCTATCTACAACGGTTTCAACGTGAAGGGTATCTATCGTGGCTACGATGGCTTGATCAACGACGAGATCAAGACTTTTACCACAGAGAATGTGAGTGGTATCATCGGTACCGGCGGTACGATACTGAAGACTGCACGTTCTAAGGAATTCATGACAGAAGAGGGCCGACAGAAGGCTTTCGAGAATATTCAGAAGGAGGAAATCGATGCGCTGGTGGTTATCGGCGGTAACGGTTCGCTCACTGGTGCGATGAACTTCGCAAGAGAGTTTGATGTCTGCTGCATCGGTTTGCCTGGCACCATCGACAACGACCTCTATGGCACAGACAATACCATCGGTTACGATACTACGATGAACACTATCGTGGAGTGTGTAGACCGTATACGTGATACGGCGCAGAGCCACGAGCGTATTTTCTTCATCGAGGTGATGGGCCGTGATGCCGGCTTCCTGGCTCAGAACTCAGCCATCGCCAGCGGTGCAGAGGCAGCCATCATCCCAGAGGATTCCACCGATGTTGACCAGTTGGCACAGTTCATGGAGCGTGGTATCCGCAAGTCAAAGAAGAGCTGTATCGTCATCGTGTCTGAGAGTCCTAAGTGCGGTGCGCTCTACTATGCCGACCGTGTGCGCAAGGAGTTCCCTGAGTTCGACGTGCGTGTATCTATCCTCGGTCACTTGCAGCGTGGCGGTCGCCCATCAGCCCGTGACCGTATCCTCGCCAGCCGCACCGGTTGCGGTGCCATCGAGGCCATCATGCAGGGTCAGCGCAACGTGATGATCGGAGTTCGCAACAACGAGGTGGTATACGTACCGCTTTCAGAGGCTATCCGTTCTGACAAGCCATTCGACCGCAAGCTCATCAAGGTATTGGACGAGCTGAGCATCTAA
- a CDS encoding SLC13 family permease, with protein MTLVILTILILACVLIATENVTKVNRAAVAIFAGTVGWVLYICFGMDFVTNEHSADYSHYLYLTNLESTSTNVKYFISRHIFLPQVGRAAEIVLFLLATMTIVDILNNNGCFDFVRQLLRTRSSRKMLWMLAIVTFIISINLDNLTTTVLMLTIMHGIIPSRRQRMIFGSSILLAANCGGALTVIGNPEGLVLWNSGAVTATIFSLSLLLPCLAAWLIPTAMMQRMLPDRVETEWIAMPFRGDDTRLNVWQRLLMLLVGIGGLWFIPTFHNITKLSPFLGALCVLSILWIVNEIFNRKLMNMDAMVERRTPLVLQYGVIQMMLFVMGMMLAVGVVTETGAFDDLTAWLGVSDEHPSVWLHGIVAGVLSTVLDNFATAMNFFSLHDVVGLGDPQSALDSVYQTNGVYWQVIAYCVMAGGNVLGIGTISGLALMKMEHMHMGWYFRNIGWKALVGGVLGLAILWLSHTLMGGTMYLMI; from the coding sequence ATGACACTAGTCATCTTGACCATACTGATACTGGCTTGCGTACTCATTGCAACCGAGAACGTGACCAAAGTGAACCGTGCTGCCGTGGCTATCTTCGCCGGAACGGTGGGATGGGTGCTATATATATGCTTTGGTATGGACTTCGTGACTAACGAACACTCAGCAGATTACAGCCATTATCTATACCTCACGAACCTGGAATCCACCAGCACCAACGTGAAGTACTTCATCTCCAGGCACATCTTCCTGCCACAGGTGGGCAGGGCTGCCGAAATCGTGCTCTTTCTGCTCGCCACCATGACCATCGTGGATATACTCAATAACAACGGCTGCTTCGACTTCGTGCGCCAGTTGCTTCGCACGCGCAGCAGCAGGAAGATGCTTTGGATGCTCGCCATCGTCACCTTCATCATCTCTATCAACCTCGATAATCTTACCACCACCGTGTTGATGCTCACCATCATGCACGGCATCATCCCAAGCCGCCGACAGCGTATGATATTCGGCAGTTCCATCCTCCTTGCCGCCAACTGCGGCGGTGCGCTTACCGTTATTGGTAACCCAGAAGGCCTGGTGCTCTGGAATTCCGGAGCCGTTACTGCCACCATTTTCTCGCTTTCGCTCCTGCTTCCGTGTCTGGCTGCGTGGCTCATCCCAACGGCGATGATGCAGCGCATGTTGCCGGATAGGGTGGAGACGGAGTGGATTGCCATGCCTTTCCGCGGCGATGACACGCGCCTCAACGTGTGGCAGCGACTGCTGATGCTCCTGGTGGGCATCGGAGGCCTGTGGTTTATCCCTACCTTTCATAACATCACCAAGCTGAGTCCGTTCCTGGGTGCGTTGTGCGTGCTCAGCATCCTCTGGATCGTGAACGAAATCTTCAATCGCAAGCTCATGAACATGGATGCGATGGTGGAGCGTCGTACCCCATTGGTTTTGCAGTATGGCGTTATCCAGATGATGCTCTTCGTGATGGGCATGATGCTGGCTGTGGGCGTGGTGACGGAAACGGGTGCCTTCGACGATCTCACAGCATGGCTGGGCGTAAGCGATGAGCATCCTAGCGTGTGGCTGCATGGCATTGTGGCTGGAGTGCTGAGCACCGTGCTCGACAACTTCGCTACGGCGATGAACTTCTTCTCGCTGCACGACGTGGTGGGACTGGGCGACCCTCAGTCGGCCCTCGACTCTGTATATCAGACCAATGGAGTATACTGGCAGGTCATCGCCTACTGTGTGATGGCGGGTGGCAACGTGCTCGGCATCGGCACCATCAGCGGCCTTGCCCTGATGAAGATGGAGCACATGCACATGGGCTGGTATTTCCGCAACATAGGCTGGAAGGCCCTGGTGGGTGGCGTGCTGGGACTCGCCATCCTCTGGCTCTCGCACACCCTGATGGGCGGGACCATGTACTTGATGATTTAA
- the rpsA gene encoding 30S ribosomal protein S1 has protein sequence MSNFKNVQPLDDFNWDEFENGTNAGVSKTDLEKAYDETLNKVTEHQVVEGTVISVDKKEVIVNIGYKSDGIIPASEFRYNPDLKVGDKVEVYVENQEDTKGQLVLSHKKARLSKSWERVNAALENEEIIQGYIKCRTKGGMIVDVFGIEAFLPGSQIDVHPIRDYDVFVGKTMEFKVVKINQEFRNVVVSHKALIEQELEQQRKEIIGKLEKGQILEGTVKNITTYGVFVDLGGVDGLIHITDLSWGRVSDPHEVVSLDQKINVVILDFDEEKKRIALGLKQLTPHPWDALDPNLKVGDHVKGKVVVMADYGAFVEIAPGVEGLIHVSEMSWSQHLRSACDFMKVGDEVEAVILTLDRAERKMSLGIKQLKEDPWETIDEKFPIGSKHVATVRNFTNFGIFVELSEGVDGLIHISDLSWTKKVKHPSEFTQVGAKIDVVVLEIDKENRRLSLGHKQLEKNPWDEYENIYTPGSIHQGTIIEMMDKGAVVALAEGGEGFATPKHLTKEDGTMAKKGETLDFKVIEFVKETKRIILSHSRTFEEGKDEPISKPSGRKHNGGRKNNDTPAINNVAAGTSLGDIDALAKLKAQMEGKA, from the coding sequence ATGTCAAATTTTAAGAACGTACAGCCACTCGACGACTTCAATTGGGACGAGTTCGAGAACGGCACAAACGCAGGCGTCAGCAAAACAGACCTCGAGAAGGCCTATGACGAAACATTGAACAAGGTAACTGAGCACCAGGTTGTTGAGGGTACCGTAATCTCTGTAGACAAGAAAGAGGTTATCGTAAACATCGGCTACAAGAGCGATGGTATCATCCCAGCTTCAGAGTTCCGTTACAACCCAGACCTCAAGGTAGGCGACAAGGTTGAGGTTTACGTAGAGAACCAGGAGGACACAAAGGGTCAGTTGGTACTCTCTCACAAGAAGGCTCGCCTCAGCAAGTCTTGGGAGCGTGTTAATGCAGCTCTCGAGAACGAGGAGATCATCCAGGGTTACATCAAGTGCCGCACTAAGGGCGGTATGATCGTTGACGTCTTCGGAATCGAGGCTTTCTTGCCAGGAAGCCAGATCGACGTTCACCCTATACGCGACTACGACGTATTCGTAGGCAAGACAATGGAGTTCAAGGTTGTAAAGATCAACCAGGAGTTCCGCAATGTCGTTGTATCTCACAAGGCTCTCATCGAGCAGGAGCTCGAGCAGCAGCGTAAGGAGATCATCGGCAAGCTCGAGAAGGGTCAGATCCTCGAGGGTACCGTTAAGAACATCACTACTTACGGTGTATTCGTTGACCTCGGCGGTGTTGACGGTTTGATCCACATCACAGACCTCTCTTGGGGCCGCGTAAGCGATCCACACGAGGTTGTATCTCTCGACCAGAAGATCAACGTTGTTATCCTCGACTTCGATGAGGAGAAGAAGCGTATCGCTCTCGGTTTGAAGCAGCTTACTCCACATCCATGGGATGCACTTGATCCAAACCTCAAGGTAGGTGATCACGTGAAGGGTAAGGTAGTGGTTATGGCTGACTACGGTGCATTCGTTGAGATTGCTCCAGGCGTAGAGGGCTTGATCCACGTATCTGAGATGTCTTGGAGCCAGCACCTCCGTTCAGCTTGCGACTTCATGAAGGTAGGCGACGAGGTAGAGGCTGTTATCTTGACTCTCGACCGTGCTGAGCGCAAGATGAGCCTTGGTATCAAGCAGCTCAAGGAAGACCCATGGGAGACAATCGACGAGAAGTTCCCTATCGGCAGCAAGCACGTTGCTACTGTTCGCAACTTCACTAACTTCGGTATCTTCGTAGAGCTTTCTGAGGGTGTTGATGGCTTGATCCACATCTCTGACCTCTCTTGGACCAAGAAGGTTAAGCATCCATCTGAGTTCACTCAGGTAGGCGCTAAGATTGATGTTGTTGTTCTCGAGATCGATAAGGAGAACCGCCGCTTGAGCCTCGGCCACAAGCAGTTGGAGAAGAACCCATGGGATGAGTATGAGAACATCTACACTCCAGGTTCTATCCACCAGGGTACTATCATCGAGATGATGGACAAGGGCGCTGTCGTAGCTCTCGCTGAGGGCGGCGAAGGCTTCGCTACTCCAAAGCACCTCACTAAGGAGGACGGCACAATGGCTAAGAAGGGCGAGACTCTCGACTTCAAGGTTATCGAGTTCGTTAAGGAGACAAAGCGTATCATCCTCTCTCACTCTCGTACATTCGAGGAGGGCAAGGACGAGCCAATCTCTAAGCCATCTGGACGCAAGCACAATGGTGGTCGCAAGAACAATGATACTCCAGCTATCAACAACGTTGCTGCTGGTACATCACTCGGCGACATCGATGCTCTTGCTAAGTTGAAGGCTCAGATGGAGGGTAAGGCTTAA
- a CDS encoding C10 family peptidase: protein MNLSQQSYYVFPNANSKGFTIVSGDDRLPEIVGYSSQGSYDENNLPEGFVSFMKAYQNLYNKVNLGDAEALKNLAEIKAWRNKKNASAASTSAVAPLLGNIEWDQTSPYNNMCPKYDSVHVAATGCVATAMAQVMAYYKYPKQLKADIPGYVNRWNGIPMEIPTITQEEGVYDWDNMLPKYNKEANATQQQKDAVAKLMYHCGAAVRMSYGPESGAAVSSSKLAKYFGYDADLMMDLSRSSFTLDKWMQIIDTELAAGRPVLYGGQSSENGHQFICDGKDENGLYHINWGWSGNQNAYFDLSILNPEKGGTGSGSAADGFNRYCTMTIGIAPDNGVVDAPLAQIPSISVLYDADYVVITKGTRKSKSDKFEFTQQVTFVNQVKQAFKGFLGLGILQKDGSYKLVSDKKYVSFDGKREDGMMSSLDPKLTVNEAFEVGKTPVYAIYSTDGKTWEKADYMNGNAPLVVKATDYELSLASALNAQLKLESAELKTGAKSTFQVTLSNDCDFEYQGIVNVFSDMIAEKPSALVTDIFVSVPAHGTITRSFELLPKKAGDLYLWLDDAMACVNVGGTKAGMNLIDAQKFTVEQGEVPTIYLVEASTNAEPELYETELAYFGGKLVRAPRVNDDKAVFTYKIQNDGPACTINMGFAAVSGDDPEPIFRYSIEDVALAGNGEVTTFTKTVTPEEKGSHSICGCIMAISSSQLVDFPTYLSPYILYYVEPIDNYQGFSMKPAMQLVYVSGTSAGISHIEKDASGFWDVYTLSGQKVKRVAAGSDLQRLGLPAGIYVVNHQKILVK, encoded by the coding sequence ATGAACCTATCGCAGCAAAGCTATTACGTGTTCCCTAATGCCAACAGCAAGGGATTCACCATCGTGTCGGGAGACGACAGACTGCCCGAAATCGTGGGATACTCAAGCCAGGGGTCCTACGACGAAAACAATCTCCCAGAGGGATTCGTCAGCTTTATGAAAGCCTATCAGAATCTTTACAACAAGGTGAACTTGGGCGATGCAGAGGCGTTGAAAAATCTGGCGGAAATCAAGGCGTGGAGAAATAAGAAAAATGCATCAGCAGCATCTACCTCTGCCGTAGCTCCGCTCCTGGGAAATATTGAATGGGACCAGACTTCGCCTTATAATAATATGTGTCCAAAATACGACAGCGTGCATGTGGCTGCCACCGGATGCGTGGCAACGGCGATGGCGCAGGTGATGGCATATTACAAATATCCAAAGCAGCTGAAGGCGGATATTCCGGGCTACGTGAACCGATGGAACGGCATCCCGATGGAGATTCCTACCATCACCCAGGAAGAAGGCGTCTACGACTGGGACAACATGCTGCCTAAATATAATAAGGAGGCAAATGCCACACAGCAGCAGAAGGATGCCGTGGCAAAACTCATGTATCATTGCGGTGCTGCCGTGAGAATGAGCTATGGCCCGGAATCGGGAGCAGCCGTATCTTCCTCTAAACTGGCAAAATACTTCGGCTATGATGCCGACCTGATGATGGATCTGAGCCGCTCTTCCTTCACCCTGGATAAGTGGATGCAGATCATCGATACCGAACTGGCGGCGGGCAGACCTGTGCTCTATGGCGGACAGTCGTCGGAAAATGGCCACCAGTTTATCTGCGATGGCAAGGATGAAAATGGGCTCTATCACATCAACTGGGGATGGAGCGGCAACCAGAATGCATACTTTGATCTTTCTATCCTCAACCCTGAGAAGGGCGGCACCGGTTCGGGAAGTGCGGCCGACGGATTCAACCGCTATTGCACGATGACCATCGGTATTGCGCCCGACAATGGAGTGGTGGATGCTCCGCTGGCACAGATTCCTTCCATCTCGGTGTTGTATGATGCGGATTATGTGGTTATCACCAAGGGTACCCGAAAGTCGAAGAGCGATAAGTTTGAATTCACGCAGCAGGTTACCTTCGTGAACCAGGTTAAGCAGGCTTTCAAGGGCTTCCTGGGCTTGGGAATCTTGCAGAAAGACGGAAGCTATAAGCTGGTGAGCGACAAGAAATATGTTTCTTTCGATGGAAAGCGGGAGGATGGAATGATGAGCTCCCTGGATCCGAAACTCACTGTGAATGAGGCTTTTGAGGTGGGTAAGACTCCTGTTTATGCCATCTACAGCACTGATGGAAAGACTTGGGAGAAGGCTGACTATATGAACGGCAATGCTCCATTGGTGGTGAAGGCTACGGATTACGAACTTTCGCTGGCTTCTGCGCTGAATGCCCAGTTGAAGCTGGAGTCTGCGGAGCTGAAGACGGGTGCTAAAAGTACTTTCCAGGTAACATTGAGCAACGACTGTGATTTCGAATATCAGGGCATCGTGAATGTTTTCTCTGATATGATTGCCGAGAAACCATCTGCTTTGGTTACGGACATCTTCGTCAGCGTTCCTGCCCATGGCACCATCACCCGCAGTTTCGAACTGCTTCCGAAGAAGGCTGGCGATCTCTATCTCTGGCTTGATGATGCAATGGCATGCGTGAACGTGGGTGGTACTAAAGCAGGCATGAACCTGATTGATGCCCAGAAGTTTACGGTGGAGCAGGGCGAAGTGCCAACCATTTATCTGGTTGAGGCATCAACGAATGCCGAGCCTGAACTTTACGAAACCGAGCTGGCTTATTTTGGTGGCAAACTGGTGAGAGCGCCAAGAGTGAATGACGACAAGGCTGTGTTTACCTATAAGATTCAGAACGATGGTCCTGCGTGTACAATTAATATGGGCTTTGCTGCAGTAAGTGGTGATGATCCAGAACCGATTTTCAGATATTCCATTGAAGATGTTGCATTGGCAGGTAATGGTGAGGTGACTACCTTTACGAAGACGGTGACTCCAGAGGAGAAAGGTTCTCATTCTATCTGTGGATGTATAATGGCTATCAGTTCCTCTCAGTTGGTGGATTTCCCAACCTATCTGTCTCCTTACATTCTGTATTATGTGGAACCGATAGATAACTACCAAGGTTTCAGTATGAAGCCAGCCATGCAGCTGGTTTATGTATCGGGCACTTCTGCCGGCATTTCTCATATCGAGAAGGATGCCTCTGGTTTCTGGGATGTATATACGCTGAGTGGTCAGAAGGTAAAGAGGGTTGCTGCTGGTTCAGATCTCCAGCGTCTCGGTCTTCCTGCAGGCATCTACGTAGTGAACCATCAGAAGATTTTGGTGAAGTAA
- a CDS encoding IS1380-like element IS942 family transposase produces the protein MAKIQIKSEKLTPFGGIFSIMEQFDALLAQTIDSTLGLRCTMFGYQYSEILRSLMCVYLCGGSCIEDVTTHLMKHLSLHPTLRTCSADTILRAIEELTCKNITYKSASGNSYDFNTADKMNCLLIKALLATGQLKSGQEYDFDFDHQFIETEKHDAKPTYKKFLGYSPGVAVINDMIVGIENRDGNTNVRFNQRETLERIFKRLEASEVYISRARMDCGSCSEEIVDMVEAHCRHFYIRANRCSSFYDSMFALTGWKTVEINGIEFELNSILVEKWKGKPYRLVIQRQRRIDGDLDIWEGEYTYRCILTNDYKSSARDIVEFYNLRGGKERIFDDMNNGFGWNRLPKSFMAQNTVFLLMTALIRNFYKAIMQRLKTHEFGLRATSRIKTFVFKFISVPAKWIKTSRRHVLNIYSDNNAYANLFKTDFG, from the coding sequence ATGGCAAAGATACAAATAAAATCTGAGAAACTCACTCCTTTTGGAGGAATTTTTTCTATTATGGAGCAATTTGATGCTCTTTTAGCTCAAACCATAGATTCCACCTTGGGATTGAGATGCACTATGTTTGGTTATCAATATAGCGAAATTCTACGCTCTCTGATGTGCGTATATCTTTGTGGCGGCTCATGTATTGAGGATGTTACAACTCACTTGATGAAACATTTGTCTCTTCATCCAACTCTTCGCACTTGCAGCGCAGACACCATATTGCGTGCTATCGAAGAACTGACTTGTAAGAACATCACCTATAAATCTGCTTCTGGCAACTCCTATGATTTCAATACTGCAGACAAGATGAACTGCTTATTGATCAAAGCCCTGCTTGCTACTGGTCAATTGAAATCCGGTCAAGAGTATGATTTTGACTTTGACCATCAGTTCATTGAAACAGAGAAGCATGATGCAAAACCAACCTACAAGAAGTTCCTGGGCTATAGTCCAGGTGTGGCAGTCATTAACGACATGATTGTCGGTATTGAAAATAGAGACGGCAACACAAACGTGCGCTTCAACCAAAGAGAGACTTTGGAAAGAATCTTCAAGCGACTGGAGGCATCAGAAGTATATATATCCCGTGCCCGCATGGATTGCGGCTCATGCTCGGAGGAAATCGTAGATATGGTAGAGGCTCATTGCAGGCATTTTTATATTCGTGCCAACAGATGCTCTTCCTTCTACGATTCCATGTTTGCCTTGACTGGATGGAAAACTGTTGAAATCAACGGTATTGAATTTGAGCTGAATTCCATCCTTGTTGAGAAATGGAAAGGAAAACCGTATCGTCTTGTCATACAGAGACAAAGGCGAATAGATGGAGACCTTGACATTTGGGAAGGCGAATATACCTACAGATGTATACTGACTAACGATTACAAGTCGAGTGCAAGAGACATCGTGGAATTCTACAATCTTCGTGGTGGCAAGGAACGCATCTTCGATGACATGAACAATGGCTTTGGCTGGAATCGATTGCCAAAATCGTTCATGGCACAGAATACTGTATTCCTGCTTATGACAGCTCTCATCAGAAACTTCTACAAAGCTATTATGCAGAGATTGAAAACCCATGAATTTGGATTGCGTGCCACCAGCAGAATCAAGACCTTTGTTTTCAAGTTCATCTCTGTTCCTGCGAAATGGATTAAGACATCACGTAGGCATGTATTGAATATTTACTCAGACAACAATGCTTATGCCAACCTGTTCAAGACAGACTTTGGTTAA
- a CDS encoding Spi family protease inhibitor, whose product MKNNRLLLFAGSLLIPMVVMAGPRSFQQAKAIAEKQAALLGVTIDQKAMTKARKP is encoded by the coding sequence ATGAAGAATAACAGATTACTTCTCTTCGCAGGTTCACTGCTCATCCCTATGGTGGTGATGGCAGGTCCGCGAAGCTTCCAGCAGGCTAAGGCTATCGCCGAAAAACAGGCGGCACTGCTGGGCGTTACCATCGACCAGAAGGCGATGACCAAGGCAAGAAAACCTTAA